Proteins from a single region of Streptomyces griseiscabiei:
- the bldD gene encoding transcriptional regulator BldD: MSSEYAKQLGAKLRAIRTQQGLSLHGVEEKSQGRWKAVVVGSYERGDRAVTVQRLAELADFYGVPVQELLPGTTPGGAAEPPPKLVLDLERLAHVPAEKAGPLQRYAATIQSQRGDYNGKVLSIRQDDLRTLAVIYDQSPSVLTEQLISWGVLDADARRAVSHEDS, from the coding sequence ATGTCCAGCGAATACGCCAAACAGCTCGGGGCCAAGCTCCGGGCCATCCGCACCCAGCAGGGCCTTTCCCTCCACGGTGTCGAGGAGAAGTCCCAGGGACGCTGGAAGGCGGTCGTGGTCGGTTCGTACGAGCGCGGCGACCGCGCCGTCACCGTGCAGCGCCTCGCGGAGCTGGCGGACTTCTACGGGGTCCCTGTGCAGGAGCTGCTTCCTGGGACGACCCCCGGCGGCGCCGCGGAGCCGCCGCCGAAGCTCGTCCTCGACCTTGAGCGCCTGGCCCATGTGCCGGCGGAGAAGGCGGGCCCGCTGCAGCGTTACGCGGCGACGATCCAGTCCCAGCGCGGTGACTACAACGGCAAGGTGCTCTCGATCCGCCAGGACGACCTGCGCACACTCGCCGTCATCTACGACCAGTCCCCCTCGGTCCTCACCGAGCAGCTGATCAGCTGGGGCGTCCTGGACGCGGATGCGCGTCGCGCGGTCTCCCACGAGGACAGCTGA
- the nusB gene encoding transcription antitermination factor NusB, with product MAARNTARKRAFQILFEGDQRGVDVLTVLADWIRHAHSDTRQPPVSEYTMQLVEGYAEYAKRIDELIAQYSVGWTLDRMPVVDRNILRLGAYELIWVDATPDAVVLDEMVQLAKEFSTDDSPSFVNGLLGRLKDLKPSLRRDDA from the coding sequence GTGGCTGCCCGTAACACGGCCCGTAAGCGCGCCTTCCAGATCCTCTTCGAGGGCGACCAGCGCGGGGTCGACGTCCTGACCGTCCTCGCGGACTGGATCCGGCACGCCCACAGCGACACCCGGCAGCCGCCGGTCAGCGAGTACACGATGCAGCTCGTCGAGGGCTATGCGGAGTACGCGAAGCGGATCGACGAGCTGATCGCGCAGTACTCGGTGGGCTGGACGCTCGACCGGATGCCGGTCGTGGACCGGAACATCCTGCGCCTCGGGGCGTACGAACTGATCTGGGTCGACGCGACTCCCGACGCGGTGGTGCTGGACGAGATGGTGCAGCTGGCGAAGGAGTTCTCCACGGACGACTCGCCGTCGTTCGTGAACGGCCTGCTGGGGCGTCTGAAGGACCTGAAGCCCTCGCTGCGCAGGGACGACGCGTAG
- the efp gene encoding elongation factor P, which translates to MASTNDLKNGLVLKLDGGQLWSVVEFQHVKPGKGPAFVRTKLKNVLSGKVVDKTFNAGVKVETATVDKRDMQFSYMDGEYFVFMDMETYDQLMVDRKAVGDAANFLIEGFTATVAQHEGEVLFVELPAAVELVIQETEPGVQGDRSTGGTKPATLETGHQIQVPLFITTGEKIKVDTRTSDYLGRVNS; encoded by the coding sequence GTGGCTTCCACGAACGACCTCAAGAACGGCCTGGTGCTCAAGCTCGACGGGGGCCAGCTCTGGTCCGTCGTCGAGTTCCAGCACGTCAAGCCCGGCAAGGGCCCGGCCTTCGTGCGCACCAAGCTCAAGAACGTGCTCTCCGGCAAGGTCGTCGACAAGACGTTCAACGCCGGCGTCAAGGTCGAGACGGCCACTGTCGACAAGCGCGACATGCAGTTCTCCTACATGGACGGCGAGTACTTCGTCTTCATGGACATGGAGACCTACGACCAGCTCATGGTCGACCGCAAGGCCGTCGGCGACGCCGCCAACTTCCTGATCGAGGGCTTCACCGCCACCGTCGCGCAGCACGAGGGCGAGGTGCTCTTCGTGGAGCTGCCGGCCGCCGTCGAGCTCGTGATCCAGGAGACCGAGCCGGGCGTCCAGGGCGACCGCTCCACCGGTGGCACCAAGCCCGCCACCCTGGAGACCGGCCACCAGATCCAGGTGCCGCTCTTCATCACCACCGGCGAGAAGATCAAGGTCGACACCCGTACCAGCGACTACCTCGGCCGGGTGAACAGCTAA
- a CDS encoding aminopeptidase P family protein: MSEVYAARRARLRERCHSGGSATALVTHPANVRYLAGAAPKGAVLLLGRSEDILVCGAPPSGEIGEGRPDDAVRVHVLPSPGGDPAVAAADLATAFGAESLAVEEHHLTVGRHRAIRSVAPRLRLADLGGAVEQLRVIKDEEEISCLRIGAEIADQALGELLESILVGRTERHLALELERRLVDHGADGPAFATSVAAGPNSGRPGHIPTDRRVEEGDFLSVCLGATYRGYRCEIGRTFVIGTSPADWQIELYDLVFAAQRAGREALAPGAAYRAVDRAARQVLDSSGYGEGLPVLMGHGVGLEIDEDPQLAPAAMGKLDACVPVTVEPGVHLPGRGGVRIDDTLVVRPEADGGPELLTITTKELLAL, from the coding sequence ATGTCAGAGGTGTACGCGGCCCGCCGCGCTCGGCTGAGAGAACGCTGTCACTCCGGCGGCAGCGCCACCGCCCTGGTGACCCACCCCGCCAACGTCCGGTACCTGGCGGGCGCGGCGCCCAAGGGGGCCGTGCTGCTGCTGGGCCGCAGCGAGGACATCCTCGTCTGCGGTGCCCCGCCGAGCGGCGAGATCGGTGAGGGCCGCCCCGACGACGCCGTACGCGTCCACGTGCTGCCGAGTCCCGGCGGCGACCCGGCGGTCGCCGCCGCCGACCTCGCCACGGCCTTCGGCGCCGAGTCGCTCGCCGTGGAGGAACACCACCTCACCGTGGGCCGGCACCGGGCGATCCGCTCGGTCGCGCCCCGGCTGCGGCTGGCCGATCTCGGCGGCGCGGTCGAGCAGCTCAGAGTGATCAAGGACGAGGAGGAGATCTCCTGTCTGCGGATCGGCGCGGAGATCGCCGACCAGGCACTGGGCGAACTCCTCGAATCGATCCTCGTCGGCCGCACCGAACGCCATCTGGCCCTGGAGCTGGAGCGCCGCCTCGTCGACCACGGCGCCGACGGCCCGGCCTTCGCGACCTCCGTCGCCGCCGGGCCGAACTCCGGTCGTCCCGGTCACATTCCCACCGACCGCAGGGTCGAGGAGGGCGACTTCCTCTCCGTCTGCCTCGGCGCGACGTATCGCGGCTACCGCTGTGAGATCGGCCGGACGTTCGTGATCGGGACCTCGCCCGCCGACTGGCAGATCGAGCTGTACGACCTGGTCTTCGCAGCCCAGCGGGCCGGACGGGAGGCACTGGCGCCCGGCGCGGCCTACCGTGCCGTGGACCGCGCGGCCCGCCAGGTGCTGGACTCCTCGGGGTACGGAGAAGGCCTCCCGGTACTGATGGGGCACGGGGTCGGACTCGAAATCGACGAGGACCCGCAGTTGGCCCCCGCGGCCATGGGTAAACTGGACGCTTGCGTGCCGGTCACCGTCGAACCGGGGGTCCACCTCCCGGGCCGGGGCGGTGTCCGGATCGATGACACGCTCGTCGTACGCCCCGAGGCGGACGGCGGACCCGAGCTACTCACCATCACGACCAAGGAGCTGCTCGCGCTCTAG
- a CDS encoding ATP-binding protein, whose amino-acid sequence MQHAVGAPLPPPHRPGQDPAAPWSPPANQQGHPAPPHPGAPGANPPGHPGAGHPPPPGSHPGPVPPPPPAPMAPPTPAGPPVPAPPPAPGFAGSPGHPPTSAPQQPGVPRDTTGHVQLPPGGPVTMPPPATGAPDVTTTTLAVLLIGPAGAGKTSVAKYWADHRRVPTAHISLDDVREWVRSGFADPQSGWNDNSEAQYRLARRTCGFSARNFLANGISCILDDAVFPDRPVVGLGGWKRHVGPGLLPVVLLPGLEIVLERNAERSGNRRLTDEEVARIHGRMAGWYGSGLPIIDNSQLDVPATARVLDEVLARSIASPPKW is encoded by the coding sequence ATGCAGCACGCAGTGGGAGCTCCGCTGCCGCCGCCCCATCGGCCGGGGCAGGACCCGGCGGCCCCCTGGTCGCCACCCGCGAACCAGCAGGGACACCCGGCGCCACCTCACCCGGGAGCGCCGGGCGCGAACCCTCCGGGACACCCGGGCGCCGGCCACCCGCCACCCCCGGGCTCGCACCCCGGCCCGGTGCCGCCGCCCCCGCCCGCTCCCATGGCCCCGCCCACTCCGGCCGGACCGCCCGTCCCGGCGCCTCCGCCCGCGCCGGGCTTCGCCGGCAGCCCCGGGCATCCGCCCACCTCGGCCCCGCAGCAGCCGGGTGTCCCGCGCGACACCACCGGACACGTGCAACTGCCGCCGGGCGGCCCCGTCACCATGCCGCCGCCCGCCACCGGCGCGCCCGACGTCACGACCACCACCCTCGCGGTGCTGCTCATCGGCCCCGCCGGGGCGGGCAAGACCAGCGTCGCCAAGTACTGGGCGGACCACCGCCGGGTGCCCACCGCGCACATCAGCCTGGACGACGTACGGGAGTGGGTGCGCTCGGGCTTCGCTGACCCGCAGTCCGGCTGGAACGACAACTCCGAGGCGCAGTATCGTCTCGCCCGCCGCACCTGCGGCTTCTCTGCCCGGAACTTCCTGGCCAACGGCATCTCCTGCATCCTCGACGACGCCGTGTTCCCCGACCGCCCGGTCGTCGGCCTCGGCGGCTGGAAGCGGCACGTCGGCCCCGGCCTGCTGCCCGTCGTCCTCCTCCCGGGCCTGGAGATTGTCCTCGAACGCAACGCCGAGCGCTCGGGCAACCGTCGCCTGACCGACGAAGAGGTCGCCCGCATCCACGGCCGGATGGCGGGCTGGTACGGCTCGGGACTGCCGATCATCGACAACTCCCAGCTGGATGTCCCGGCCACGGCGAGGGTCCTGGACGAGGTCCTGGCACGATCGATCGCCAGCCCCCCGAAGTGGTAG
- the aroB gene encoding 3-dehydroquinate synthase, with amino-acid sequence MSETVTRIQVGGTAGTEPYEVLVGRQLLGELGGLIGNRAKRVAVVHPEALADTGEALRADLAEQGFEAVAIQVPNAEEAKTAEVAAYCWKALGQSGFTRTDVIVGVGGGATTDLAGFVAATWLRGVRWIAIPTTVLAMVDAAVGGKTGINTAEGKNLVGSFHPPAGVLCDLAALDSLPVNDYVSGLAEIIKAGFIADPVILDLIEADPQAARTPAGPHTSELIERSIRVKAEVVSGDLKESGRREILNYGHTLAHAIEKNERYQWRHGAAVSVGMHFAAELGRLAGRLDDATADRHRTVLEAVGLPLTYRYDQWPRLLETMKVDKKSRGDLLRFIVLDGLAKPTVLEGPDPAILLAAYGEVGQ; translated from the coding sequence ATGAGCGAGACAGTGACCCGTATCCAGGTCGGCGGTACGGCGGGCACCGAGCCGTACGAGGTCCTGGTGGGGCGTCAACTCCTCGGCGAACTGGGCGGGTTGATCGGCAACCGGGCCAAGCGGGTCGCGGTGGTCCACCCGGAGGCGCTGGCCGACACCGGTGAGGCCCTGCGCGCCGATCTGGCGGAGCAGGGCTTCGAGGCGGTCGCCATCCAGGTGCCGAACGCGGAGGAGGCCAAGACCGCCGAGGTCGCCGCGTACTGCTGGAAGGCGCTGGGGCAGTCCGGGTTCACCCGCACCGATGTGATCGTGGGCGTCGGTGGCGGTGCCACCACGGACCTCGCCGGGTTCGTGGCGGCCACCTGGCTGCGCGGGGTCCGCTGGATCGCCATCCCCACCACCGTCCTCGCCATGGTGGACGCGGCCGTGGGCGGCAAGACCGGGATCAACACCGCCGAGGGCAAGAACCTGGTCGGCTCCTTCCACCCGCCGGCCGGTGTCCTGTGCGACCTGGCCGCGCTGGACTCACTGCCCGTCAACGACTACGTCTCCGGCCTCGCCGAGATCATCAAGGCCGGCTTCATCGCCGACCCGGTGATCCTCGACCTGATCGAGGCCGACCCGCAGGCCGCCCGTACACCGGCCGGGCCGCACACCTCGGAGCTGATCGAGCGGTCGATCCGGGTCAAGGCGGAGGTCGTCTCCGGCGATCTGAAGGAGTCGGGGCGCCGGGAGATCCTCAACTACGGGCACACACTGGCGCACGCGATCGAGAAGAACGAGCGCTACCAGTGGCGGCACGGCGCGGCGGTGTCGGTGGGGATGCACTTCGCGGCCGAACTGGGCCGTCTCGCGGGCCGGTTGGACGACGCGACCGCCGACCGCCACCGCACGGTCCTCGAAGCGGTCGGGCTGCCGCTGACCTACCGTTACGACCAGTGGCCCCGGCTGCTGGAGACGATGAAGGTCGACAAGAAGTCCCGGGGCGATCTGCTCCGCTTCATCGTCCTGGACGGACTGGCCAAGCCCACCGTCCTCGAAGGGCCCGACCCGGCGATCCTCCTCGCCGCCTACGGCGAAGTGGGCCAGTAA
- a CDS encoding shikimate kinase, with amino-acid sequence MGVGKSTVGQLLAERLGVVYRDTDDDIVAEQGRTIAEIFVDEGEPAFRAIEKRAVQTALAGHDGVLALGGGAILDADTRALLAGQRVVYLSMDVEEAVKRTGLNAARPLLAVNPRKQWRELMEARRALYEEVATAVVATDGRTPEEVTRAALDALELKEA; translated from the coding sequence ATGGGCGTCGGCAAGTCCACCGTCGGACAGCTGCTCGCCGAGCGTCTCGGCGTCGTCTACCGCGACACCGACGACGACATCGTGGCCGAGCAGGGCCGCACGATCGCGGAGATCTTCGTCGACGAGGGCGAGCCCGCCTTCCGTGCCATCGAGAAGCGGGCCGTGCAGACCGCACTCGCCGGCCACGACGGCGTCCTCGCCCTCGGCGGCGGCGCGATCCTCGACGCCGACACCCGTGCCCTGCTGGCCGGGCAGCGGGTCGTCTACCTCTCCATGGACGTCGAGGAGGCGGTCAAGCGCACCGGCCTCAACGCCGCCCGCCCGCTGTTGGCGGTCAACCCCCGTAAACAGTGGCGGGAGTTGATGGAGGCCCGGCGCGCCCTCTACGAGGAGGTCGCCACGGCCGTCGTCGCCACCGACGGCCGTACACCCGAGGAAGTCACCCGAGCGGCCCTGGACGCACTGGAGTTGAAGGAAGCATGA
- the aroC gene encoding chorismate synthase, which yields MSRLRWLTAGESHGPALVATLEGLPAGVPITTEMVADHLARRRLGYGRGARMKFERDEVTFLGGVRHGLTMGSPVAIMVGNTEWPKWEQVMAADPVDPEILAGLARNAPLTRPRPGHADLAGMQKYGFDEARPVLERASARETAARVALGAVARSYLKETAGIEIVSHVVELCSVKAPQGVYPTPADVEKLDEDPLRCLDADASKAMVAEVDQAHKDGDTLGGVVEILAYGVPVGLGSHVHWDRKLDARLAGALMGIQAIKGVEIGDGFELARVPGSKAHDEIVNTPEGIRRVSGRSGGTEGGLTTGELLRVRAAMKPIATVPRALQTVDVTTGEATQAHHQRSDVSAVPAAGIVAEAMVALVLADAVAEKFGGDNVVETARNVRSYLDHLAIR from the coding sequence TTGAGCAGGTTGCGCTGGCTGACCGCGGGGGAGTCCCACGGTCCCGCACTTGTCGCGACGCTGGAGGGCCTTCCCGCCGGCGTGCCGATCACCACGGAGATGGTGGCGGACCACCTGGCCCGGCGGCGCCTGGGCTATGGACGCGGTGCCCGGATGAAGTTCGAGCGCGACGAGGTCACCTTCCTCGGCGGTGTGCGGCACGGTCTGACCATGGGTTCGCCGGTGGCGATCATGGTCGGGAACACCGAGTGGCCGAAGTGGGAGCAGGTCATGGCGGCCGACCCGGTCGACCCCGAGATCCTGGCCGGGCTCGCCCGCAACGCCCCGCTCACCCGCCCCCGCCCCGGGCACGCGGATCTGGCCGGTATGCAGAAGTACGGCTTCGACGAGGCCCGGCCGGTCCTGGAGCGCGCCTCGGCGCGGGAGACCGCTGCCCGTGTGGCCCTCGGCGCGGTGGCCCGGTCGTACCTGAAGGAGACGGCCGGGATCGAGATCGTCAGCCATGTCGTCGAGCTGTGCTCGGTGAAGGCCCCGCAGGGCGTCTACCCGACCCCGGCCGACGTGGAGAAGCTGGACGAGGACCCGCTGCGCTGCCTCGACGCGGACGCGTCGAAGGCGATGGTCGCCGAGGTCGACCAGGCCCACAAGGACGGCGACACCCTCGGTGGCGTGGTCGAGATCCTGGCGTACGGCGTGCCCGTGGGCCTCGGCTCGCACGTGCACTGGGACCGGAAGCTGGACGCCCGCCTGGCGGGTGCGCTGATGGGCATCCAGGCGATCAAGGGGGTCGAGATCGGCGACGGCTTCGAACTCGCCCGTGTCCCGGGTTCGAAGGCGCACGACGAGATCGTGAACACCCCCGAGGGCATTCGGCGCGTCTCGGGCCGCTCCGGCGGCACCGAGGGCGGTCTGACCACGGGCGAGCTGCTGCGCGTACGGGCGGCGATGAAGCCGATCGCCACCGTCCCGCGCGCCCTGCAGACCGTCGACGTGACCACGGGCGAGGCCACGCAGGCCCACCACCAGCGCTCCGACGTCTCGGCGGTCCCGGCCGCGGGCATCGTCGCCGAGGCCATGGTCGCCCTCGTCCTCGCGGACGCGGTCGCGGAGAAGTTCGGCGGCGACAACGTCGTCGAGACGGCCCGCAACGTCCGCTCCTACCTCGACCACCTCGCGATCCGGTGA
- a CDS encoding shikimate dehydrogenase, with amino-acid sequence MSRTTTNRRAAVLGSPIAHSLSPVLHRAAYAELGLADWSYDRFEVDEEALPGFVEELGPEWAGLSLTMPLKRAVIPLLDEISETATSVEAVNTLVFTEDGRRVGDNTDIPGMVAALRERGIEQVESAAILGAGATASSALAALARICTGEVVAYVRSEARAAEMRQWGERLDVEVRTADWAEAERALNAPLVIATTPAGATDALSGTVPERPTTLFDVLYHPWPTELAARWSAYGGAVVSGLDLLVHQAVLQVEQMTGCKTAPVAAMRTAGERALAERG; translated from the coding sequence ATGAGCCGCACCACCACCAACCGCCGCGCCGCCGTGCTCGGTTCGCCGATCGCCCACTCGCTCTCCCCGGTGCTGCACCGCGCCGCGTACGCCGAACTCGGGCTCGCCGACTGGTCGTACGACCGCTTCGAGGTCGACGAGGAGGCGTTGCCCGGGTTCGTCGAGGAACTGGGGCCGGAGTGGGCGGGGCTGTCGCTGACGATGCCGCTCAAGCGGGCGGTCATTCCGCTGCTGGACGAGATCAGCGAGACGGCGACCTCGGTCGAGGCGGTCAACACGCTGGTGTTCACCGAGGACGGGCGGCGGGTCGGCGACAACACCGACATCCCCGGGATGGTCGCCGCCCTGCGGGAGCGGGGCATCGAGCAGGTGGAGTCGGCCGCGATTCTCGGCGCCGGCGCCACAGCGTCGTCCGCGCTGGCCGCGCTCGCCCGGATCTGCACCGGCGAGGTCGTGGCGTACGTACGCAGCGAGGCCCGTGCCGCCGAGATGCGGCAGTGGGGCGAGCGGCTGGACGTCGAGGTGCGTACGGCGGACTGGGCCGAGGCAGAGCGGGCGCTGAACGCTCCGCTGGTCATCGCCACGACGCCGGCCGGGGCGACGGACGCGCTCTCCGGGACGGTGCCCGAGCGGCCGACGACGCTGTTCGACGTGCTGTACCACCCCTGGCCCACGGAGCTGGCGGCGCGCTGGTCCGCGTACGGCGGTGCCGTGGTCAGCGGGCTCGATCTGCTGGTCCACCAGGCGGTGCTTCAGGTCGAGCAGATGACCGGGTGCAAGACGGCCCCGGTGGCGGCGATGCGGACGGCGGGGGAGCGGGCGCTGGCCGAGCGGGGCTGA
- the mltG gene encoding endolytic transglycosylase MltG, producing the protein MTEYGRGPGSEPWHPDDPLYGDGGWDGQQAQGGPQSGYGGQPHQHYPEQQQYQQQYTDGNGNGGWNNGHQGHQGHQDAYAQQQYQQEYGDPGQQYPGQNQHQQQYTGHGQQQYDQANGGWNNGTHQHAQGAYVPDPADPYGQQQAMAYGAGQQDFYGTPDAYPPPEPPSRRRAETTPAATPAPEPEAEKPPTAERTDWDPGPDQGEHAFFAGGADDDDDEDESEGRTGRGDRKGRGGKSKKPGKGGKKRRSGCACLVVVMVFGGGFAGVSYFGYQFFQSRFGEAPDYSGNGTDETASITVAKGEFGSVIGQKLKAAGVVKSVDAFTAALAKNPDKKIQAGVYLLKKEMSAESAIALMLDPKSQNNFTVIEGERNNAVYAKIDKELGLKKGTTEDIAEKKWNSLGLPDWANDNDDIKDPLEGFLYPSTYPVAKGMKPEAVLKEMIDLAKVKYKEFDLEGKAKGLKLENPLQVLTVASLVQAEGNNKKDYRKIARVVYNRLEPNNAETAGLLDFDSTVNYLRGESKLATGSVDSLRQINDPYNTYKVYGLPPGPIGNPGGEAIEGALKPAKGDWYYFVSISKDETLFAVTNAEHNRNRQKYQEAQNG; encoded by the coding sequence ATGACTGAGTATGGCCGGGGCCCAGGCTCCGAACCGTGGCATCCGGACGACCCGTTGTACGGGGACGGCGGATGGGACGGACAGCAGGCCCAGGGGGGCCCGCAGTCCGGCTACGGCGGCCAGCCGCACCAGCACTACCCGGAGCAGCAGCAGTACCAGCAGCAGTACACCGACGGCAACGGCAACGGCGGCTGGAACAACGGTCACCAGGGGCACCAGGGCCATCAGGACGCCTACGCCCAGCAGCAGTACCAGCAGGAGTACGGCGACCCCGGGCAGCAGTACCCCGGCCAGAACCAGCATCAGCAGCAGTACACGGGTCACGGCCAGCAGCAGTACGACCAGGCCAACGGCGGCTGGAACAACGGAACACACCAGCACGCGCAGGGTGCTTACGTCCCGGACCCGGCCGACCCCTACGGTCAGCAGCAGGCGATGGCCTACGGCGCCGGCCAGCAGGACTTCTACGGCACGCCCGACGCGTACCCACCGCCGGAGCCGCCCTCGCGCCGCCGCGCGGAGACCACGCCCGCGGCCACACCCGCCCCGGAGCCCGAGGCGGAGAAGCCGCCGACCGCCGAGCGCACCGACTGGGACCCCGGGCCCGACCAGGGCGAACACGCGTTCTTCGCCGGCGGCGCGGATGACGACGATGACGAGGACGAGTCGGAGGGGCGTACCGGCCGAGGTGATCGCAAAGGCCGCGGCGGAAAGTCCAAGAAGCCGGGCAAGGGCGGCAAGAAGCGCCGCAGCGGGTGTGCCTGCCTGGTGGTCGTGATGGTGTTCGGCGGTGGATTCGCCGGGGTCAGCTATTTCGGGTACCAGTTCTTCCAGAGCCGCTTCGGCGAGGCTCCTGATTACTCGGGTAACGGCACGGACGAGACTGCCTCGATCACGGTTGCCAAGGGTGAATTCGGCTCGGTGATCGGGCAGAAACTGAAGGCGGCCGGGGTTGTGAAGAGCGTGGATGCCTTCACCGCCGCACTGGCGAAGAACCCGGATAAGAAAATTCAGGCGGGTGTCTATCTCCTTAAGAAGGAGATGTCCGCTGAAAGCGCTATCGCCCTGATGCTCGACCCGAAGAGCCAGAACAATTTCACTGTCATCGAGGGCGAGCGGAACAACGCGGTCTACGCAAAGATCGACAAGGAACTCGGGCTCAAGAAGGGCACGACCGAGGACATCGCCGAGAAGAAGTGGAATTCCCTCGGCCTCCCCGACTGGGCGAACGACAACGACGACATCAAGGACCCGCTGGAAGGATTCCTCTACCCGTCGACCTATCCGGTCGCCAAGGGGATGAAGCCCGAAGCCGTCCTGAAGGAAATGATCGACCTCGCCAAGGTCAAGTACAAGGAATTCGACCTTGAGGGCAAGGCCAAGGGGCTGAAGCTGGAGAATCCGCTTCAGGTGCTCACTGTCGCGAGCCTCGTGCAGGCCGAGGGGAACAACAAGAAGGACTACAGGAAGATCGCGCGGGTCGTCTACAACCGGCTTGAGCCCAACAATGCGGAGACGGCCGGCCTGCTCGACTTCGACTCGACGGTCAATTACCTGCGTGGTGAATCCAAGTTGGCCACCGGATCGGTCGACTCGCTGCGTCAGATCAATGACCCGTACAACACATACAAGGTGTACGGATTGCCGCCCGGACCGATCGGTAACCCCGGTGGCGAGGCGATCGAGGGAGCTCTCAAGCCCGCCAAGGGTGACTGGTACTACTTCGTGTCGATCAGCAAGGACGAGACGCTCTTCGCGGTCACCAACGCGGAGCACAACCGGAACCGCCAGAAGTACCAGGAAGCGCAGAACGGATAG
- the ruvX gene encoding Holliday junction resolvase RuvX encodes MRRGRRLALDVGDARIGVASCDPDGILATPVETVPGRDVPAAQRRLRQLIDEYVPIEVIIGLPRSLKGGEGPAAVKVRGFAQELARMIAPVPVRLLDERMTTVTASQGLRASGVKSKKGRSVIDQAAAVIILQQALESERVSGKAPGEGVEVVI; translated from the coding sequence ATGCGCCGCGGCCGTCGGCTCGCGCTCGATGTCGGCGACGCCCGGATCGGGGTCGCCTCCTGCGACCCCGACGGGATCCTCGCCACCCCCGTCGAGACCGTACCGGGGCGCGATGTCCCCGCAGCTCAGCGTCGATTGAGACAATTGATCGACGAGTACGTACCTATCGAGGTAATCATCGGACTCCCGCGCTCCCTCAAGGGAGGAGAGGGCCCGGCCGCGGTCAAGGTGCGGGGGTTCGCCCAGGAGTTGGCGCGCATGATCGCGCCCGTTCCGGTCAGACTTCTCGACGAGAGGATGACCACGGTGACGGCGAGTCAAGGACTGCGTGCCTCAGGTGTGAAATCCAAAAAGGGCAGGTCGGTCATTGACCAGGCGGCAGCCGTGATCATCCTGCAACAGGCGCTGGAATCCGAACGGGTGTCAGGTAAAGCTCCGGGCGAGGGCGTCGAAGTGGTCATCTGA